The proteins below come from a single Kosakonia sp. SMBL-WEM22 genomic window:
- the ycgZ gene encoding regulatory protein YcgZ: MQQNGYFPNTANAITRYFNKASLPTQQQTLGQIAVEILSEGRNLNRKAICTKLLSRLEQASGPEEESHYHTLIGLLFDR, encoded by the coding sequence ATGCAGCAGAACGGTTATTTTCCGAACACAGCTAATGCCATTACCCGCTATTTCAACAAGGCATCCCTTCCGACTCAGCAGCAGACGCTGGGACAGATCGCCGTTGAGATCCTGAGCGAAGGACGTAACCTGAACCGCAAGGCAATTTGTACTAAATTGCTGAGCCGGCTGGAGCAGGCTTCTGGTCCGGAAGAGGAGAGCCACTATCACACGTTGATTGGCCTGCTTTTCGATCGCTAA
- a CDS encoding diguanylate phosphodiesterase: MLTTLIYRSHFRDNVSFSMLEGMVEAANQKNSKANVTGILLFNGTHFFQLLEGPEETLDPIYDAICNDERHFNVVELLRDYAPSRRFGKAGMELFDLRAYDREEVLQTVLDKGTSKYQLIYDDRALQFFQTFVEEGEKENYFEIPADDAWEFIPDDSAITLPASVAANSADCRFAFQPLIDPFARKVVAVEALLRTPTGDAPQAYFAGLSGDALYKADLESKKVAFAMATALDIGAQTLSVNLLPMTLVEVPGAVEFILREIAANGLVPEQIIVEFTESEIISRLEEFTEAVKLLKGAGIRVAIDHFGAGFAGLLLLAQFQPDRIKINRDLIKDVHKSGSRQAIVQAIIKCCTSLEIQISAVGVEKAEEWMWLESAGISQFQGYLFARPDMNGVPAVCWPEKQDDA, translated from the coding sequence ATGCTCACCACCCTCATTTACCGCAGCCATTTCCGCGACAATGTATCGTTTTCGATGCTTGAAGGTATGGTGGAAGCGGCCAATCAAAAAAACAGCAAGGCCAATGTAACAGGCATCCTGCTATTTAATGGCACTCACTTCTTCCAGCTGCTTGAAGGGCCGGAAGAGACGCTGGATCCGATTTACGATGCGATATGTAATGATGAGCGTCACTTTAACGTTGTGGAGCTGCTGCGAGACTACGCGCCGTCGCGACGCTTTGGTAAAGCCGGGATGGAACTGTTTGATCTGCGCGCTTATGACCGTGAAGAGGTGCTGCAAACCGTGCTGGATAAAGGCACCTCGAAATATCAGCTTATTTATGACGACCGCGCATTGCAGTTCTTTCAAACCTTTGTCGAAGAGGGAGAGAAAGAGAACTACTTTGAGATCCCGGCCGATGATGCGTGGGAATTTATTCCTGACGACAGCGCCATCACTTTGCCAGCATCCGTTGCTGCCAACAGCGCCGACTGCCGCTTTGCCTTCCAGCCGCTGATCGATCCTTTCGCCCGAAAAGTGGTGGCGGTCGAAGCGCTGCTACGTACCCCAACGGGCGATGCGCCACAGGCCTATTTTGCAGGTCTGAGCGGCGATGCTCTTTATAAGGCCGATCTTGAGAGTAAAAAAGTGGCGTTCGCGATGGCCACCGCACTTGATATCGGTGCGCAGACCCTTTCGGTCAACCTTCTGCCGATGACGCTGGTTGAAGTGCCCGGTGCGGTCGAGTTTATCCTGCGTGAGATTGCGGCGAATGGACTGGTGCCGGAGCAGATCATTGTAGAATTTACCGAGAGTGAAATCATTTCGCGCCTTGAAGAGTTCACTGAAGCGGTGAAATTACTGAAAGGAGCCGGTATTCGCGTAGCGATCGACCACTTTGGTGCCGGCTTCGCTGGCCTGCTGCTGCTGGCGCAGTTCCAGCCGGATCGCATCAAAATCAACCGCGATCTGATTAAAGATGTGCATAAGAGTGGCTCACGTCAGGCGATTGTGCAGGCGATCATCAAATGTTGTACATCTCTTGAAATTCAGATCTCCGCCGTGGGCGTAGAGAAGGCGGAAGAGTGGATGTGGCTCGAATCGGCAGGTATCTCCCAGTTCCAGGGCTACCTCTTCGCACGACCGGACATGAACGGTGTTCCAGCTGTCTGCTGGCCAGAAAAACAGGACGATGCTTAA
- a CDS encoding phosphoketolase family protein, with translation MTQYASLPDDQMQLIDRYWRAANYLSVGQIYLMDNPLLREPLKPEHIKPRLLGHWGTTPGLNFIYAHLNRAIRQHDLNMIYICGPGHGGPGMVANTWLEGSYSEIYPQVSQDAQGMKALFRQFSFPGGIPSHAAPETPGSINEGGELGYSLSHAFGAVFDNPSLIAACVIGDGEAETGPLASSWFGIKFLNAARDGAVLPILHLNGYKIANPTILGRSSDEDLLHLFRGYGYEPLIVSGHEPEKMHRQMAQTLEQALERIRHYQQQARSGEAAETLPRWPMIILRSPKGWTGPQTVDGKKVEDFWRAHQVPVSSCREDEGHRQILEEWMRSYQPDDLFDEQGRLRPELAALAPEGDKRMGATPWANGGRLRRELNTPSISDYAVEVTSPGETQAESTAALGAYLAGIFQRNRDNFRLFGPDETASNRLSKVFDVTSRTWQEPVKPYDEQLAADGRVMEILSEHQCQGWLEGYLLTGRHGLFNCYEAFIHIVDSMFNQHAKWLKVTRKLPWREPISSLNYLLSSHVWRQDHNGYSHQDPGFIDHVVNKKADIVRVYLPPDANTLLCVADHCLKTWDRINVIVAGKQPAPQWLNLEAAQQHCAAGMGIWHWAGTVTEGEEPDVVMACAGDVPTMETLAAVDLLRDYFPELRIQVVNVVDLMALQTEEQHPHGLSDEAFDAIFTADKPVIFAFHGYPSLIHRLTYPRNNHRNFHVRGFMEEGTTTTPFDMTVMNELDRFHLAQEAIVRTPSLQGKADAVLDELAEKIAEHHRYVREHGEDLPEVRGWKWPSAQGDGGAPE, from the coding sequence ATGACGCAATACGCCTCACTTCCCGATGATCAAATGCAACTGATCGACCGCTACTGGCGCGCGGCCAACTACCTCTCTGTCGGGCAGATCTACCTGATGGATAACCCGCTGCTGCGCGAGCCGCTCAAGCCTGAACACATTAAACCGCGCCTGCTTGGACACTGGGGCACCACGCCCGGGCTGAACTTTATCTATGCCCATCTCAACCGGGCGATCCGCCAGCACGACCTCAATATGATCTACATCTGCGGCCCCGGGCACGGCGGGCCAGGCATGGTGGCGAACACCTGGCTTGAGGGAAGTTACAGCGAGATCTACCCGCAGGTGAGCCAGGATGCCCAGGGGATGAAAGCTCTCTTCCGCCAGTTCTCGTTTCCGGGCGGCATTCCAAGCCACGCCGCCCCGGAAACGCCGGGGTCAATTAACGAAGGGGGTGAGCTGGGTTACTCCCTCTCCCACGCCTTTGGCGCGGTGTTTGATAACCCGTCGTTGATTGCCGCCTGCGTGATTGGCGACGGCGAAGCGGAGACCGGCCCGCTGGCGTCGAGCTGGTTCGGTATTAAATTCCTCAACGCCGCGCGCGATGGCGCGGTGCTGCCGATCCTCCATCTCAACGGCTATAAAATCGCTAACCCGACCATTCTCGGGCGCAGCAGCGATGAGGATCTGCTGCATCTGTTTCGCGGCTACGGCTACGAGCCGCTGATTGTCAGCGGTCATGAGCCGGAAAAGATGCATCGCCAGATGGCGCAGACGCTGGAGCAGGCGCTGGAGCGTATTCGCCACTATCAGCAGCAGGCGCGCAGCGGTGAAGCCGCCGAAACGTTACCGCGCTGGCCGATGATTATTCTGCGTAGCCCGAAAGGGTGGACCGGGCCGCAGACGGTGGATGGCAAAAAAGTGGAGGACTTCTGGCGCGCACACCAGGTGCCGGTCTCCTCCTGCCGGGAAGATGAGGGTCACCGGCAGATCCTTGAGGAGTGGATGCGCAGCTATCAGCCTGATGATCTGTTTGACGAGCAGGGACGGCTTCGCCCGGAGCTGGCCGCGCTGGCACCCGAGGGCGATAAACGCATGGGCGCCACCCCGTGGGCCAACGGCGGCCGTCTGCGTCGCGAGCTGAATACGCCCTCAATTAGCGATTACGCGGTTGAGGTCACGTCGCCTGGCGAAACGCAGGCGGAATCGACCGCCGCGCTCGGTGCCTACCTGGCGGGGATCTTCCAGCGCAACCGGGATAATTTCCGCCTGTTTGGCCCGGATGAGACCGCCTCAAATCGCCTGAGCAAAGTGTTCGATGTCACCAGCCGCACCTGGCAGGAGCCGGTTAAACCCTACGATGAGCAACTGGCTGCCGATGGGCGGGTAATGGAGATCCTTAGCGAACATCAGTGCCAGGGCTGGCTTGAGGGCTATCTCCTCACCGGGCGTCACGGCCTGTTTAACTGTTATGAAGCCTTTATCCATATTGTCGATTCGATGTTTAACCAGCACGCCAAGTGGCTGAAGGTGACGCGCAAATTGCCGTGGCGTGAACCGATCTCATCCCTTAACTACCTGCTCTCATCTCACGTCTGGCGCCAGGATCACAACGGTTACAGCCATCAGGATCCCGGCTTTATTGACCACGTGGTGAATAAGAAGGCCGATATTGTGCGCGTCTATCTGCCGCCCGATGCTAACACCCTGCTCTGTGTGGCGGATCACTGCCTGAAAACCTGGGACCGCATTAACGTGATTGTTGCTGGCAAGCAGCCTGCGCCGCAGTGGCTCAACCTTGAAGCGGCGCAGCAACATTGTGCGGCGGGCATGGGGATCTGGCACTGGGCAGGCACGGTGACCGAGGGTGAAGAACCGGATGTGGTGATGGCCTGTGCCGGTGATGTGCCAACGATGGAGACGCTGGCGGCGGTCGATCTGCTGCGCGACTACTTCCCGGAACTGCGCATCCAGGTGGTGAACGTTGTCGATTTGATGGCACTGCAAACGGAAGAGCAGCATCCGCACGGCCTGAGCGACGAGGCGTTTGACGCCATCTTCACGGCGGATAAACCGGTGATTTTCGCCTTCCACGGCTACCCGAGCCTGATCCATCGCCTCACCTACCCGCGCAATAACCACCGCAACTTCCATGTGCGCGGGTTTATGGAGGAAGGCACCACCACCACTCCCTTCGATATGACGGTGATGAATGAGCTGGACCGCTTCCATCTGGCGCAGGAGGCGATTGTCCGCACGCCCTCCCTGCAAGGCAAAGCCGATGCGGTGCTGGATGAGCTGGCGGAGAAGATTGCCGAGCATCACCGCTACGTGCGTGAACACGGCGAAGATCTCCCCGAAGTGCGCGGCTGGAAATGGCCCTCCGCACAGGGCGACGGCGGCGCACCCGAGTAA
- a CDS encoding monooxygenase has translation MTNKLLQIHFDFNGPFGDKMSDQLVALAESINQEPGFLWKVWTENAQALEAGGVYLFDCEANAQRYMNKHMERLKQFGATNITVKLFDVNAPLTRLNHGQVG, from the coding sequence ATGACCAATAAACTGCTGCAGATTCACTTCGATTTTAACGGTCCATTTGGCGACAAAATGTCGGATCAACTGGTGGCGCTGGCAGAGTCGATTAATCAGGAGCCGGGTTTTCTGTGGAAAGTGTGGACCGAGAATGCGCAGGCCCTGGAAGCGGGAGGGGTTTATCTCTTTGACTGCGAAGCGAACGCACAGCGTTATATGAATAAGCATATGGAGCGGTTAAAACAGTTTGGTGCTACCAATATCACCGTCAAACTGTTTGATGTGAATGCGCCGCTGACACGGCTCAATCACGGTCAGGTGGGGTAA
- a CDS encoding MFS transporter, with product MAPLLSASDGRLLQHRSFVAFWLARTSSSFGFQMLSIIVGWQIYSQTQSAFWLGMIGLVQFIPSLTLALPAGHIADQFDRRRVVLLSQVCEWVAIVALAWLTWQGDASVGVILALIFVISCAKTVESPSMISMLPALVPASILPRATAANAVSGQAAQIVGPALGGFLYAAGADVVYSVTAALYLLSLLLVITLSYAQAQPKRTPATLSSLFAGVRFIRNRPDVLGVISLDLFAVLLGGATALLPIFAHDVLHTGPLGLGLLRSAPAVGALLVGFWLSHRALTRRVGIIVFMSVAGFGVATLVFAFSSWMWLSLLALFALGGFDMISMVIRGSLVQLDTPDEMRGRVNAVNSIFINTSNQLGEFESGMLAAWLGAVPAAAIGGVGTLIVVALWMRWFPGLRHRQRLESDAG from the coding sequence ATGGCACCCCTGTTATCCGCCAGCGATGGCCGTTTATTGCAGCACCGATCTTTTGTCGCCTTCTGGCTGGCCCGCACCAGCTCCAGTTTTGGCTTTCAGATGTTGTCGATTATTGTCGGCTGGCAGATCTACTCCCAGACGCAGAGCGCCTTCTGGCTGGGGATGATTGGCCTGGTGCAGTTTATTCCCTCGCTGACGCTGGCGCTGCCCGCCGGGCATATCGCCGACCAGTTTGACCGCCGCCGCGTGGTGCTGCTGTCGCAGGTGTGCGAGTGGGTGGCGATTGTCGCGCTCGCCTGGCTTACCTGGCAGGGGGATGCCAGCGTCGGCGTCATCCTCGCGCTGATTTTTGTTATCTCCTGCGCGAAAACCGTCGAGTCGCCGTCGATGATCTCGATGCTACCGGCATTGGTTCCGGCCTCGATTCTGCCGCGCGCGACGGCGGCGAATGCGGTCTCCGGCCAGGCGGCGCAGATTGTTGGCCCGGCGCTGGGTGGCTTCCTCTACGCTGCGGGCGCAGACGTGGTCTACAGCGTCACGGCGGCGCTCTATCTGCTCTCGCTGCTACTGGTGATCACCCTGAGCTACGCGCAGGCGCAGCCAAAACGCACACCCGCCACGCTCTCATCACTCTTTGCCGGGGTGCGCTTTATCCGTAACCGGCCGGATGTGCTGGGGGTGATCTCCCTCGATCTCTTTGCCGTGCTGCTCGGCGGCGCGACGGCGCTGCTGCCGATTTTCGCCCACGATGTTCTGCATACCGGCCCGCTTGGGCTGGGGCTTCTGCGCAGCGCACCGGCAGTGGGCGCGTTGCTGGTGGGCTTCTGGTTGAGCCACCGTGCGCTGACGCGCCGTGTCGGCATCATTGTGTTTATGTCGGTGGCAGGCTTTGGCGTGGCAACGCTGGTCTTTGCCTTCTCAAGCTGGATGTGGCTCTCGCTGCTGGCGCTCTTTGCGCTGGGCGGGTTTGACATGATCAGTATGGTGATCCGTGGCTCGCTGGTGCAGCTCGATACGCCGGATGAGATGCGCGGCCGGGTGAATGCGGTGAACTCGATATTTATCAACACCTCCAATCAGCTTGGGGAGTTTGAGTCCGGGATGCTCGCCGCATGGCTGGGCGCGGTGCCCGCCGCGGCGATTGGCGGGGTTGGGACGCTGATTGTGGTTGCGCTGTGGATGCGCTGGTTTCCAGGATTGCGGCACCGGCAGCGGCTGGAGAGTGATGCTGGCTAA
- a CDS encoding biofilm development regulator YmgB/AriR family protein — protein MSQVLLDAHEYENLPDISLAEYFRSGGDTLAEESAVLGAAIRGVLATGERITHKALILELIKMIETTEDVIKSDIVRHTLEIVVHHTTDDI, from the coding sequence ATGAGCCAGGTTTTGCTGGATGCACACGAATATGAAAATTTGCCTGATATCTCTCTCGCTGAGTATTTTCGCAGCGGTGGTGATACGCTTGCAGAGGAGTCTGCAGTACTGGGCGCAGCAATTCGTGGCGTATTGGCAACTGGTGAACGTATTACCCACAAGGCCTTGATCCTGGAGTTGATCAAGATGATCGAGACCACAGAGGATGTGATCAAAAGCGATATTGTACGCCACACCCTGGAAATCGTTGTACACCATACAACAGACGATATTTAA
- a CDS encoding glycoside hydrolase family 15 protein translates to MKTDTQTTAVIDKHGIIGNLRTCALVTVEGAIDFLCWPNLDSPAIFSSLLDAKRGGYFAVAPLGEGWRAIQHYLPDTNVLQTRWLSDETMVELTDFIAINEDDEASPLIVRQITLIYGEATIKLHCSPRFNYATDVPEVKEDKRAYHFKGKKGAALTLASSETLQVKKGLVEGAFSLKAGETATFVLGDSKVKHATLKQVAAMRQRTLAYWQNWVGQSKYSGRWREAVTRSSLVLKLLTSQRYGSIAAAATFGLPELPGGERNWDYRATWLRDASFSCYALIRLGYVEEAKAFGAWIGSCMENSKFDPKKLQVMYRLDSGTDLTEEELPHLAGYLNSRPVRKGNEAYKQLQLDIYGELMDAVYLTTKYGDNISHRAWGHVMRLVDYVCEIWDSPDAGIWEMRGEPENFLYSRLMCWVALDRALRLGAKRSLSMPFARWEATRQKIRDDIWHNFWNEKLGHFTSTRNGSDVDGSMLLMPLFRFIGAKDPDWLATLEAIRTKLMRDGMVRRYLQEETPADSLQGEEGYFAPCSFWYVECLARADFVEEARIEFEKLLHYANHLGLYAEEFDERGFPLGNFPQALTHLALISAAFYLDKKMSGNQQTWQP, encoded by the coding sequence ATGAAAACCGACACTCAGACCACCGCCGTGATTGATAAGCACGGCATTATCGGCAACCTGCGGACCTGCGCGCTGGTGACCGTTGAAGGGGCGATTGATTTTCTCTGCTGGCCCAATCTCGACAGCCCCGCCATTTTTAGCTCGCTGCTCGACGCCAAACGGGGCGGCTACTTCGCCGTTGCGCCGCTGGGGGAGGGCTGGCGCGCCATTCAGCACTATCTGCCGGATACCAATGTGCTGCAAACCCGCTGGCTCTCGGATGAGACGATGGTGGAGCTGACGGACTTTATCGCCATTAACGAGGATGATGAAGCCAGCCCGCTGATTGTGCGGCAAATCACGCTGATTTACGGCGAGGCGACAATCAAGCTGCACTGCTCGCCGCGCTTTAACTACGCCACTGACGTGCCGGAGGTGAAAGAGGATAAACGGGCCTATCACTTTAAGGGAAAGAAGGGGGCGGCGCTGACGCTGGCTTCATCGGAAACGTTGCAGGTGAAAAAAGGGCTGGTCGAAGGGGCGTTCAGCCTTAAAGCGGGCGAAACGGCGACCTTTGTGCTCGGTGACAGCAAAGTGAAGCATGCGACGCTAAAACAGGTGGCGGCTATGCGCCAGCGCACGCTCGCCTACTGGCAAAACTGGGTCGGGCAGAGCAAGTACAGCGGCCGCTGGCGAGAGGCGGTAACGCGCTCTTCGCTGGTGCTGAAGCTGCTCACCTCCCAGCGCTACGGCTCCATTGCCGCGGCGGCAACCTTTGGCCTGCCGGAGCTGCCCGGCGGCGAGCGCAACTGGGATTACCGCGCCACCTGGCTGCGCGACGCCTCTTTCAGCTGCTATGCGTTAATTCGCTTAGGCTACGTCGAAGAGGCAAAAGCCTTCGGCGCGTGGATCGGCAGCTGTATGGAGAACAGTAAGTTCGACCCGAAAAAACTGCAGGTGATGTACCGCCTCGACAGCGGAACGGATCTCACCGAGGAGGAGCTGCCGCACCTCGCCGGCTATCTCAACTCCAGGCCGGTGCGCAAAGGTAATGAAGCCTATAAGCAGCTACAACTCGATATCTATGGCGAATTGATGGACGCCGTCTATCTGACGACGAAATATGGCGACAACATCTCTCACCGCGCGTGGGGGCATGTGATGCGGCTGGTGGATTATGTCTGCGAAATCTGGGATTCCCCGGATGCCGGGATCTGGGAGATGCGTGGCGAGCCGGAGAACTTTCTCTACTCGCGCCTGATGTGCTGGGTAGCGCTTGACCGTGCTCTGCGCCTCGGTGCCAAGCGTTCGCTCTCAATGCCGTTTGCCCGCTGGGAGGCGACGCGGCAGAAGATCCGCGACGATATCTGGCACAACTTCTGGAATGAGAAGCTGGGCCACTTCACCTCAACACGCAACGGCAGCGATGTCGATGGCTCGATGCTGCTGATGCCGCTGTTTCGCTTTATCGGCGCAAAAGATCCTGACTGGCTGGCAACGCTCGAGGCGATCCGTACGAAGCTCATGCGCGACGGCATGGTGCGGCGTTATTTGCAGGAGGAGACACCGGCGGATTCGTTGCAGGGGGAGGAGGGCTATTTTGCGCCATGCTCCTTCTGGTACGTCGAGTGCCTGGCGCGGGCGGATTTCGTCGAAGAGGCACGCATTGAATTTGAGAAGCTACTGCACTACGCCAACCACCTTGGGCTGTATGCCGAGGAGTTTGATGAGCGCGGCTTCCCGCTCGGCAACTTCCCGCAGGCGTTGACGCATCTGGCGCTGATCAGCGCCGCGTTTTACTTAGATAAAAAGATGTCCGGGAATCAACAAACCTGGCAGCCGTAA
- a CDS encoding SMI1/KNR4 family protein — MPLSYGKPAAKNAILPLLTTFSFSAPEAYLDFLQLKNGLAVKSPDYCNLPYHGVERGEVAFSALFGIDTRNKYYDLKYNNDEFLEELDFLSGALLIGDDPGGNFFVLINGGNREGVYYWDRTHLHCEDDIQQFDIAEQQECGNLYKVAPDFTIFYQMILQHACTQGEICLDDL; from the coding sequence ATGCCTCTCTCATATGGAAAACCGGCAGCAAAAAACGCCATCTTGCCGCTGCTGACAACCTTTAGCTTTAGCGCACCCGAAGCATATCTGGATTTTCTGCAACTTAAAAACGGCCTGGCGGTGAAGAGTCCCGACTACTGCAATCTGCCTTATCACGGCGTTGAGCGAGGAGAAGTGGCATTTTCAGCGCTGTTTGGCATAGATACGCGCAATAAGTACTACGACCTGAAGTATAACAATGATGAGTTTCTGGAGGAGCTCGACTTTCTGTCGGGCGCGTTGTTGATTGGCGATGATCCGGGCGGTAACTTCTTCGTGTTGATAAATGGGGGCAATCGCGAAGGTGTTTACTACTGGGACAGAACGCATCTGCATTGTGAAGATGATATCCAGCAATTTGATATTGCTGAACAGCAAGAGTGCGGCAATCTCTACAAAGTGGCACCTGATTTCACCATCTTTTATCAGATGATCCTCCAGCATGCCTGCACACAGGGCGAAATCTGCCTCGATGACCTCTGA
- a CDS encoding MerR family transcriptional regulator, which yields MAFYSIGEVAERCGINPVTLRAWQRRYGLLKPQRSEGGHRQFDESDILRIEAIKRFIESGVSVSKVKALLDEAPAADEQGWAKVQEDLLATLRQINPARLRALVLELGSKFSVDQIIDDVIMPVRLLLARDQNTARVILSLLDGVLIDFAVTHLALNRQQGSKEGLFIAWNNDDRTRLWLEAWRLSQQGWCLDVLADPLDSPHPEFFPGKQLVVWTGKALTQRQSQQFIHWQEQGFALTFHGPQ from the coding sequence ATGGCGTTTTACAGTATTGGCGAAGTTGCTGAACGATGCGGAATTAACCCCGTCACACTTCGCGCATGGCAACGTCGTTACGGTTTGCTAAAGCCCCAGCGCAGCGAGGGCGGACATCGTCAGTTTGATGAGTCGGATATCCTGCGTATCGAGGCCATTAAACGCTTTATCGAAAGCGGTGTTTCGGTCAGCAAAGTAAAAGCGCTGCTGGATGAGGCACCCGCCGCCGATGAGCAGGGCTGGGCGAAAGTGCAGGAAGATCTGCTGGCCACGCTGCGCCAGATCAACCCGGCAAGGCTGCGCGCCCTGGTGCTTGAGCTGGGAAGTAAATTCAGCGTCGATCAAATTATCGATGACGTCATAATGCCCGTACGCCTGCTGCTGGCGCGCGATCAAAACACCGCGCGGGTGATCTTAAGCCTGCTTGACGGCGTGCTGATTGACTTTGCCGTCACCCATCTGGCGCTTAATCGCCAACAGGGGAGCAAAGAGGGGCTATTTATCGCCTGGAACAATGACGATCGCACCCGCCTGTGGCTGGAAGCCTGGCGGTTGTCACAGCAGGGCTGGTGCCTGGATGTACTGGCCGATCCGCTCGACTCCCCGCACCCGGAGTTCTTTCCTGGAAAGCAGCTGGTAGTCTGGACGGGGAAAGCCCTGACCCAGCGTCAGTCGCAGCAGTTCATCCACTGGCAGGAGCAGGGCTTCGCCCTCACCTTTCATGGCCCCCAATAA
- a CDS encoding LacI family DNA-binding transcriptional regulator, whose amino-acid sequence MASLKDVAQLANVSLMTVSRALNSPQRLKPETLARVQAAIEQTNYVPDLSAKKIRGAHASPKTIGVLALDTVTTPFSVEITLSIEETARAHGWNSFVMNMFTDDNPDAIVDLLLSHRPDGIIYTTMGLRQVPLPAKLLTLPCVLANCESLHDPVASYIPDDEQGQYNAVKALLAAGYRQPLCLHLPEPLLATARRRKGLERACREAGVNPDTLTHHYMALGDEHYRDIPARVRAHIHAQKPQFDSVICGNDRIAFMVYQTLLAQGLRIPQDVAVVGYDNMVGIGELFLPSLATVQLPHYEIGRLSALHIINATEHTQTTRVASPFLLRDSLAKLS is encoded by the coding sequence ATGGCGTCTCTGAAGGATGTAGCACAACTGGCGAACGTCTCGCTAATGACGGTCTCGCGCGCGCTGAACAGCCCACAACGGCTAAAGCCAGAGACGCTGGCACGGGTGCAGGCGGCAATTGAGCAGACCAATTATGTCCCGGATCTCTCAGCGAAAAAGATCCGCGGCGCACACGCCTCGCCGAAAACCATCGGTGTGCTGGCGCTCGACACCGTGACAACGCCCTTCTCGGTGGAGATCACCTTATCGATTGAAGAGACCGCACGCGCACACGGCTGGAACAGCTTCGTGATGAATATGTTCACCGATGACAATCCGGATGCGATTGTTGATCTGCTCCTCTCCCACCGGCCAGACGGCATTATCTACACCACCATGGGGCTGCGCCAGGTGCCGCTGCCCGCCAAGCTGCTCACCCTGCCCTGCGTGCTCGCCAACTGTGAAAGCCTGCACGATCCGGTCGCCAGCTATATTCCGGACGATGAACAGGGCCAGTACAACGCGGTAAAAGCCCTGCTTGCGGCGGGTTATCGCCAGCCGCTCTGCCTGCATCTGCCCGAGCCGCTGCTCGCCACCGCGCGTCGGCGCAAGGGGCTTGAGCGCGCCTGCCGGGAAGCCGGGGTTAACCCGGACACCCTTACTCATCACTATATGGCGCTGGGTGACGAGCATTACCGCGACATTCCTGCGCGGGTGCGGGCACATATCCACGCGCAAAAGCCGCAGTTCGATTCGGTGATATGCGGTAACGATCGTATCGCCTTTATGGTCTATCAAACGTTACTTGCGCAGGGGCTGCGCATTCCGCAGGATGTCGCAGTCGTCGGCTACGACAACATGGTCGGCATCGGTGAACTGTTCCTGCCCTCTCTTGCAACGGTGCAGCTACCGCATTATGAGATCGGGCGTCTGAGCGCCTTACACATCATTAACGCTACCGAACACACGCAGACCACGCGCGTTGCCAGCCCGTTCCTGCTGCGTGATTCGCTCGCAAAGTTAAGTTAG